The following coding sequences lie in one bacterium genomic window:
- a CDS encoding type II CAAX endopeptidase family protein yields MKDQEISIGDGREQASTYVILLSAPVLLTIYRTWGWADRFPEWFPALSGGPLAGFHAVLFQWLSFFLLVMAIPFLVARFGMGLKPGELGLKWGDRRFGLIFTAVALPLLVVPFSLLASSMPEVHLEYPLAMIVATRTDLLMIYETAYVLLYYLAWEFFFRGFLLFPLARTFGGVNAILIQTIPSCLIHIGKPEGELIGSIIAGLILGGLALRTGSIWYGWIIHAALGVLVDLLVIFG; encoded by the coding sequence TTGAAGGATCAGGAAATTTCCATCGGGGATGGTCGGGAGCAGGCATCCACCTACGTGATCCTCCTCTCCGCTCCTGTCCTCCTCACCATATACCGCACCTGGGGATGGGCGGACCGGTTCCCGGAATGGTTCCCGGCTCTGTCCGGCGGCCCCCTGGCAGGTTTTCATGCGGTCCTTTTCCAGTGGCTCTCCTTTTTCCTCCTGGTCATGGCGATCCCCTTTCTTGTGGCCAGGTTCGGGATGGGCCTTAAGCCGGGAGAACTGGGGCTGAAGTGGGGCGACCGGCGCTTCGGGCTTATCTTCACAGCTGTCGCCCTTCCTCTCCTCGTGGTCCCTTTTTCCCTCCTGGCGTCCTCCATGCCCGAGGTCCATCTGGAATACCCCCTCGCCATGATCGTGGCAACCCGCACCGACCTGTTGATGATCTACGAGACCGCCTATGTCCTTCTTTACTACCTGGCCTGGGAGTTTTTCTTCCGGGGGTTCCTGCTGTTTCCCCTTGCGCGCACGTTCGGGGGGGTGAACGCCATCCTGATACAGACGATCCCCTCCTGCCTCATCCACATAGGTAAGCCCGAGGGGGAGCTCATCGGTTCCATCATCGCGGGGCTGATCCTGGGGGGCCTGGCCCTGAGGACCGGTTCTATCTGGTACGGGTGGATCATTCACGCTGCCCTCGGCGTCCTGGTAGACCTTCTCGTGATCTTCGGATGA
- a CDS encoding DMT family transporter gives MRRENSILLLVGAALCWSLGGVLIKWVDWNPMAIAGVRSLIAAVFVWIAFPRMKFTWSFYQLAGAGAYAANMITFVVANKMTTSANAVLLQYTAPAWVALFSVWFLKEKIRRSDWVTISLVTGGIVLFFMDKLSFSGFWGNMAAVASGFAFAWVFLLFRRQKEHAPYGSLFIGNVLAGIICIPFMFQGSPGGKDLAALLLLGVVQLGVAYSLYSVASRYITAIEAALILLLEPLLNPVWTFLAHGEVPGKWAMVGGSVILGAITFQAVFRAREPAGV, from the coding sequence GTGAGAAGGGAAAACTCAATCCTTCTGCTCGTAGGAGCAGCCCTGTGCTGGAGCCTGGGGGGGGTGCTCATCAAGTGGGTGGACTGGAACCCCATGGCCATTGCAGGGGTGCGCAGCTTGATCGCTGCTGTTTTCGTATGGATCGCCTTCCCGCGGATGAAATTTACGTGGTCCTTCTACCAACTCGCCGGCGCCGGAGCCTACGCGGCAAACATGATCACCTTCGTGGTCGCCAACAAGATGACCACTTCCGCCAATGCCGTCCTGCTCCAGTACACCGCTCCGGCCTGGGTGGCCCTTTTTTCCGTCTGGTTTCTCAAGGAGAAAATAAGACGCTCCGACTGGGTGACCATATCCCTGGTCACGGGCGGGATCGTTCTGTTCTTTATGGACAAGCTCAGCTTCAGCGGTTTTTGGGGGAACATGGCAGCTGTCGCCAGCGGCTTTGCCTTTGCCTGGGTCTTTCTACTTTTCCGCCGACAGAAGGAACATGCGCCTTACGGGTCTTTGTTTATCGGGAATGTCCTGGCCGGGATAATCTGCATACCCTTCATGTTCCAGGGGTCTCCCGGCGGTAAGGATCTTGCCGCCCTCCTGCTGCTTGGAGTCGTTCAGTTGGGAGTCGCCTATTCCTTGTATTCAGTGGCCAGCAGATATATCACCGCCATCGAGGCGGCCCTCATCCTGCTCCTCGAACCGCTCCTCAACCCCGTGTGGACTTTTCTCGCCCATGGGGAGGTGCCGGGAAAATGGGCCATGGTCGGGGGTTCCGTAATTCTCGGTGCGATCACATTCCAGGCGGTTTTCCGCGCCCGGGAGCCTGCGGGAGTTTAA
- a CDS encoding ankyrin repeat domain-containing protein, with protein sequence MDKCDALALHEAYVNGDLERIKYLLNDPPDFPNCRGPRGIGEIVLEYAIYHSFFAFIRTLLDLGADPNYGDHAGFPSLIAALSTDRDDRLHVVELLLSYGADIQQYGHNGYTPLHWAAAGDDVQAIELLIKNGADTTARTLVDDHNTPEEEAELLNCQQAVTALQESVRKDQD encoded by the coding sequence ATGGACAAATGCGATGCCCTGGCGCTGCACGAAGCCTACGTCAACGGTGATCTGGAGAGGATCAAATACCTCCTCAACGATCCCCCTGACTTCCCCAACTGCCGTGGACCGCGCGGTATAGGCGAGATCGTCCTGGAATACGCCATCTACCACAGTTTTTTTGCTTTTATCCGCACTCTCCTCGACCTGGGCGCTGACCCCAACTATGGAGACCATGCCGGTTTCCCCTCCCTCATCGCGGCTCTGTCCACTGACCGGGATGACAGGCTCCACGTCGTAGAGCTTCTGCTCTCTTACGGCGCCGATATCCAGCAATACGGGCACAACGGCTACACCCCCTTGCACTGGGCGGCTGCGGGGGATGATGTGCAGGCCATCGAGCTTCTCATTAAAAACGGCGCAGATACCACCGCAAGGACGCTGGTGGACGATCACAACACACCGGAAGAGGAGGCAGAGCTCCTGAATTGTCAACAAGCGGTCACTGCGCTGCAAGAGTCGGTGAGAAAGGACCAGGATTAG
- a CDS encoding phosphatase PAP2 family protein, producing MKPGGSFNWVPRRYSLIDLTNLLMVGVLFLFYLLTLQDLPNLLPAPFLYLFLVLLVETTVFLRDRYRGRSLAAPLVLLLTVLFLFVAFESLALTLPYFNPRRYDWLMTAADHALFGLHPTVWLEGVTHPALTEGMYILYAFYFPMPVILLGWMLARRRYRAVSDGVFRYLLCYYGAYVVYFLVPVQGPRFHLANLQSVELKGWFLSDPIRGLIDLLEPNKLDAFPSLHAAILLVTLILAFRENRAMFRWFLGIGSGILVSLVYLRYHYFSDVIAGLAWGWVSWRLGGRLSNRYDSAMASHFGDEI from the coding sequence ATGAAACCTGGCGGGTCCTTCAACTGGGTCCCGCGCCGCTACAGCCTTATCGATCTCACAAACCTGTTAATGGTCGGCGTCCTGTTTCTTTTCTATCTCTTAACCCTTCAAGATCTGCCCAATCTGCTCCCGGCGCCCTTCCTGTACCTCTTTCTGGTCCTCCTGGTGGAAACGACCGTATTCTTAAGGGATCGGTACCGGGGCCGCAGCCTGGCGGCTCCCCTTGTGCTCCTGCTGACAGTGCTCTTTCTCTTCGTCGCTTTTGAATCCCTGGCCCTGACCCTGCCCTATTTCAATCCCCGGCGTTACGACTGGCTCATGACGGCAGCGGATCATGCCCTGTTCGGCCTTCACCCCACGGTCTGGCTGGAGGGAGTCACCCATCCCGCCCTCACGGAAGGCATGTACATCCTTTACGCCTTCTATTTTCCAATGCCTGTCATACTCCTTGGCTGGATGCTGGCCAGGCGCCGGTACAGGGCCGTGTCGGACGGTGTTTTCCGCTATCTGCTTTGCTATTACGGGGCCTATGTGGTCTATTTCCTCGTGCCGGTCCAGGGGCCCCGTTTCCACCTGGCCAACCTGCAGAGTGTGGAGCTTAAGGGCTGGTTTCTGTCCGACCCCATCCGCGGGCTTATCGATCTGCTCGAGCCTAACAAACTCGACGCATTTCCAAGCCTTCACGCAGCTATTTTACTGGTCACCCTGATACTCGCCTTCCGGGAGAACAGGGCCATGTTCCGTTGGTTCCTGGGGATTGGCTCCGGAATTCTTGTTTCCCTCGTGTACCTCAGGTATCATTACTTTTCGGACGTCATCGCCGGCCTGGCGTGGGGGTGGGTCAGCTGGCGGTTGGGGGGCCGACTCAGCAACAGATACGATTCCGCCATGGCATCACATTTTGGAGACGAGATTTGA
- a CDS encoding NAD-dependent epimerase/dehydratase family protein, which translates to MEMRTALITGINGFIGSHVAGKLLSTGYQVRGLVRSTSDLSLISDLDLHLFTGDVTDSASLTKPMADVDTVVHVAGLASDWGPYSRFYEVNVTGTRNTAAAAAGAGVRRFVHIGTTAVHGFPGFRDLKESSPMARTPFPYCETKKIAERWLFDFSTSVPMEVTSIRPGNVFGPRDHTFIDKYLDAMITGKAGYIGGGRSWTCPTYVENLAEGILAACTIPQASGEAFFITDGLDITWRKFTESLASELDIRPPRLSIPFPLAYTAGAVWEGAYRLLGISTPPQLTRYRASNGGRDYHFSIDKARRLLGYSPVVGFPEAVARTVAWYRQRKG; encoded by the coding sequence ATGGAAATGAGAACCGCCCTGATAACCGGGATCAACGGTTTTATCGGCAGTCATGTAGCCGGGAAACTCCTGTCCACGGGGTATCAGGTCAGGGGGCTCGTCCGGTCGACCTCGGATCTGTCGCTTATCAGCGATCTTGACCTTCATCTGTTTACAGGGGACGTGACCGACAGTGCCAGTCTTACGAAACCCATGGCAGATGTGGATACTGTCGTCCACGTGGCAGGCCTTGCTTCCGATTGGGGGCCCTACAGCAGGTTTTACGAGGTCAACGTCACCGGGACACGAAACACGGCCGCCGCTGCCGCCGGCGCCGGGGTGCGTCGTTTCGTCCACATAGGAACCACCGCGGTGCACGGTTTCCCCGGTTTCCGGGACCTTAAAGAGTCGTCTCCCATGGCCAGAACCCCATTTCCCTACTGCGAGACCAAGAAGATCGCCGAGCGATGGCTCTTCGACTTTTCCACTTCGGTTCCCATGGAGGTGACGAGCATCCGGCCGGGCAACGTCTTCGGTCCCCGGGACCACACATTCATCGATAAGTACCTCGATGCCATGATAACGGGCAAGGCGGGATACATCGGAGGGGGACGCAGCTGGACCTGCCCCACCTATGTCGAGAACCTGGCAGAGGGGATCCTGGCAGCATGCACGATACCGCAGGCGTCTGGCGAGGCGTTTTTCATCACCGACGGTCTTGACATCACCTGGCGGAAGTTCACGGAAAGTCTCGCCTCTGAACTGGATATCCGTCCCCCGAGACTCTCCATTCCCTTTCCCCTGGCCTACACCGCAGGAGCTGTGTGGGAAGGAGCTTACAGGCTCCTGGGCATCTCAACACCACCGCAGCTCACCCGGTACCGCGCATCCAACGGGGGCCGGGACTATCACTTCTCCATCGATAAGGCCAGGCGTCTTCTGGGCTACAGTCCCGTCGTCGGTTTCCCTGAGGCCGTGGCGAGGACCGTGGCGTGGTACCGCCAGCGGAAAGGGTGA